The proteins below are encoded in one region of Verrucomicrobiia bacterium:
- a CDS encoding response regulator, which yields MMEAARHTGRILIIDDNPAIHADIRKILRGQDADSAELEMTKALLFDEEPVDSVRTSFRIDSAYQGQEGLEMVKRAIEEEEPYAVAFVDVRMPPGWDGVETIGHLWNSYPELQVVICTAYSDYSWEEMIRKLGLSPSLVVLKKPFDNVEVLQLAHALTDKWHLNRQLRSQLDNMDNLVRQRTSELETANEQLKKEIAARIEAEGVMRLSEERFSKAFHATPIPLAIQSLDTDRLIDANESFLQMLAGSREDIVDRSPDQLGMWLERDFGKELIQTLRQQPAIRNRSCVIRNLDRQQRHALLSVEPFESGSGPHLLMIIQDITDHLKLESELRQSQKMEAVGQLAAGVAHDFNNILTAIHGHTSLLQAQLSTNATQARSLTVISLAAERATRLVRQLLTFSRKQVLKPQVLQLDQVTSNMAEMLHHVLGDHISLNVTTEQNVPPTKADVSMMEQIILNLAINARDAMPRGGTLSIHVHRTTLTSETVQRHADIVPGQYVCLVVKDTGCGIPPENVSRVFDPFFTTKEIGKGTGLGLATVYGIVKQHRGCIDIQTAVGEGTSFHIYFPASTEGWSPATPVEHPPTTATGNECILLVEDEDIVRSMATSLLRGSGYTVLEASSGKEALQLFDSHRDQVALLFTDIMMPGNLLGDELATRIRAMKPGLPILFTSGYTPDLANVQLRKDACFLSKPFTPTQLLMQVRTCLDRMRVEPVAPA from the coding sequence ATGATGGAAGCCGCAAGACACACAGGACGGATTCTCATCATCGACGATAACCCGGCCATTCACGCCGACATTCGCAAGATCCTTCGCGGCCAGGATGCCGACAGCGCTGAACTGGAGATGACCAAAGCCCTGCTGTTCGACGAGGAGCCGGTCGATTCTGTTCGGACGAGCTTCCGCATCGATTCCGCCTACCAGGGACAGGAAGGCCTGGAGATGGTGAAACGCGCCATTGAAGAAGAGGAACCTTACGCCGTTGCTTTCGTCGACGTCCGAATGCCTCCTGGCTGGGACGGGGTCGAAACCATCGGACATCTTTGGAACAGCTACCCCGAGCTGCAGGTGGTGATCTGCACCGCGTATTCAGACTATTCGTGGGAGGAAATGATCCGGAAACTGGGCCTTTCTCCGAGCCTGGTCGTTCTCAAGAAGCCTTTTGACAATGTCGAGGTTCTGCAACTTGCCCATGCGCTCACGGACAAATGGCACCTCAACCGCCAATTGCGCTCGCAGCTGGACAACATGGACAACCTGGTGCGCCAGCGCACGTCCGAGCTCGAGACCGCGAACGAGCAGTTGAAGAAGGAAATCGCAGCGCGCATCGAAGCGGAAGGGGTGATGCGACTTTCTGAGGAGCGGTTTTCCAAGGCATTCCACGCGACGCCAATTCCATTGGCGATCCAATCGCTCGACACGGACCGGCTCATCGACGCCAACGAGTCCTTCCTGCAAATGCTTGCCGGATCCCGCGAGGACATTGTTGATCGTTCCCCTGACCAGCTGGGCATGTGGTTGGAGCGGGATTTCGGAAAGGAGCTGATTCAGACCCTTCGCCAGCAGCCCGCCATTCGGAATCGCAGTTGCGTGATCCGCAACCTGGACCGCCAACAGCGCCATGCGCTGCTCTCGGTTGAACCTTTTGAATCCGGTTCAGGGCCCCATCTGTTGATGATCATTCAGGACATCACCGACCACCTGAAACTCGAAAGCGAGCTGCGACAGTCGCAGAAAATGGAAGCGGTGGGCCAGCTCGCTGCGGGAGTGGCGCACGACTTCAACAACATTCTGACGGCGATCCATGGCCACACCTCCCTGCTGCAGGCGCAATTGTCCACGAACGCCACCCAGGCGCGATCATTGACAGTGATCTCCCTCGCGGCTGAACGGGCAACCCGCCTGGTCCGCCAGCTCCTGACGTTCAGCCGCAAGCAGGTGTTGAAGCCGCAGGTGCTGCAGTTGGATCAGGTCACTTCGAACATGGCCGAAATGCTGCATCACGTCCTCGGCGATCACATTTCGTTGAATGTCACCACCGAGCAAAACGTACCGCCCACGAAAGCGGATGTCAGCATGATGGAACAGATCATTCTGAACCTTGCCATCAATGCTCGCGACGCGATGCCTAGAGGCGGCACGCTCTCCATTCACGTTCATCGGACCACGCTCACCAGCGAAACGGTTCAGCGGCATGCCGACATCGTTCCCGGCCAGTACGTCTGTCTCGTGGTCAAGGATACGGGTTGCGGGATTCCCCCTGAAAACGTATCGCGTGTGTTCGATCCTTTCTTCACCACTAAGGAAATCGGCAAGGGCACAGGCCTTGGCCTCGCCACCGTTTACGGGATCGTCAAGCAACACCGCGGCTGCATCGACATTCAAACCGCGGTTGGCGAGGGAACGTCCTTTCACATCTATTTTCCCGCGTCGACCGAAGGATGGAGTCCTGCGACTCCTGTTGAGCATCCACCCACGACTGCGACGGGAAATGAATGCATCCTCCTGGTCGAAGATGAGGATATTGTCCGATCCATGGCAACATCGCTGTTGCGCGGGAGCGGATACACGGTCCTTGAGGCCTCATCGGGCAAGGAAGCGTTGCAGCTGTTTGATTCGCATCGTGACCAGGTGGCCCTGTTGTTCACCGACATCATGATGCCCGGCAACCTGCTGGGGGACGAACTCGCGACGCGCATCCGTGCCATGAAGCCTGGATTGCCCATCCTGTTCACGTCGGGTTACACGCCTGATCTCGCGAATGTTCAGCTGCGCAAGGACGCATGCTTCCTTTCGAAACCTTTCACTCCGACGCAGCTCCTGATGCAGGTGCGTACCTGTCTTGACCGGATGCGCGTGGAACCTGTAGCTCCGGCGTAG
- a CDS encoding UDP-N-acetylglucosamine diphosphorylase, with amino-acid sequence MFKPTDLFDLSQTQHAAIFEDVDFSWQALQRIKDYIAAHMKPVILGRVEGEAFIGKDVMIGEGTVIEPGAMIKGPAIIGKSCQIRHNAYLRENVIVGDDCVIGNSSELKNALLLNGGQVPHFNYVGDSILGYKAHLGAGVILSNLRSLPGNVQVQAGSERIDSGLRKFGALVGDRADVGCNCVLNPGSIIGRGSIIYPGVNWRGCLPPSSVAKNRAEIAVVERQSTPGQ; translated from the coding sequence ATGTTCAAGCCGACTGACTTGTTCGACCTCTCTCAAACGCAGCATGCCGCGATTTTCGAGGATGTGGATTTTTCCTGGCAGGCATTACAGAGGATCAAGGACTATATCGCGGCGCATATGAAGCCGGTGATTCTGGGGCGCGTGGAAGGGGAGGCGTTCATAGGGAAGGATGTCATGATCGGGGAAGGCACGGTGATCGAACCGGGAGCCATGATCAAGGGCCCGGCTATCATCGGGAAAAGCTGCCAGATCCGGCACAACGCCTATCTGCGCGAGAACGTGATCGTAGGCGATGACTGCGTCATTGGAAATTCGAGCGAGTTGAAGAATGCGTTGCTTCTGAACGGGGGCCAGGTGCCGCATTTTAATTACGTGGGGGATTCAATCCTCGGATACAAGGCGCACCTTGGCGCAGGCGTCATCCTTTCGAATCTCCGGTCACTGCCAGGAAACGTCCAGGTGCAGGCAGGCAGCGAACGGATCGATAGCGGGCTGCGGAAATTTGGAGCGCTCGTGGGAGATCGAGCCGATGTGGGTTGTAATTGCGTCCTGAATCCCGGAAGCATCATCGGCCGGGGATCCATCATCTATCCCGGCGTGAACTGGAGGGGTTGTTTGCCGCCGTCCAGCGTGGCGAAGAATCGGGCGGAGATCGCCGTCGTGGAACGGCAGTCGACCCCGGGACAGTAG
- a CDS encoding M50 family metallopeptidase: MPVLFMGLQMPKWFKLVVAICLLPVCAGAATAALRVIRQSGAADETWVPFLAGVACWIIIYVLLPRPMWVYVFGHELTHALWTWLFGGRVKKFKTSSTGGHVIITKTNFLIALAPYFFPLYAALTVLVFVVGDFIWNWQPYLMCFHLALGGAYAFHVSLTGHVLQTRQSDITSQGYLFSAVVIFLGNVIVLLVGVPLLANRIHVTTALLWWLAGTEDVVRRLGSWM, from the coding sequence GTGCCCGTTTTGTTTATGGGTCTGCAGATGCCGAAATGGTTCAAGCTCGTCGTCGCCATCTGCCTGCTCCCGGTCTGCGCGGGCGCCGCTACTGCCGCGTTGCGTGTCATTCGGCAAAGCGGCGCCGCCGATGAAACGTGGGTGCCGTTTCTGGCTGGCGTTGCCTGCTGGATCATTATTTACGTTTTGCTGCCGCGGCCTATGTGGGTCTACGTCTTTGGGCATGAACTCACGCACGCACTCTGGACATGGTTGTTTGGCGGGCGGGTGAAGAAGTTCAAAACCAGTTCGACGGGCGGGCACGTCATCATCACGAAAACCAATTTCCTGATTGCGCTCGCACCTTACTTTTTCCCCTTATACGCGGCCTTGACGGTGCTGGTCTTCGTTGTGGGCGACTTCATCTGGAACTGGCAACCCTACCTCATGTGTTTCCACCTGGCCCTTGGCGGCGCCTACGCGTTTCACGTCAGCCTCACGGGCCACGTTCTTCAAACCCGACAGTCCGACATCACCAGCCAGGGTTATCTCTTTTCCGCAGTGGTCATCTTTCTCGGCAACGTGATCGTGCTACTCGTGGGAGTGCCACTGCTCGCGAATCGTATTCACGTGACGACGGCGCTGCTCTGGTGGCTTGCGGGAACGGAGGACGTCGTGCGGCGACTCGGCAGCTGGATGTAG
- a CDS encoding cysteine desulfurase family protein → MRTIYFDYNATTPLDASVRDAMMPFFGTIWGNPSSIHHVGRTARAHLDEARDRSAAILGCKPSELIFTSGGTESANLAVFGAARMLQKKGRHIITSSIEHHAVLHSCRYLADREGFDVTLLPVDSTGRVSPAALQSAIRPDTVLVSIMAANNEVGTIQPVAELGALCRHLGIIFHTDAVQWFGKQPFTNIHQFEADLVSICAHKFHGPKGVGALFIRSPLQPDPILFGGGHENERRAGTENVAAVAGFVEALERFVPRPVFDASFLSPLSERLIQSAESIPGVHFAGSREHRLPNTVSFVVENTDSIALMAGLDIEGICASSGSACSAGSLEPSHVVQALGFSPSLSNALVRFSLGRDSSLLEVEHVEQVLPHIIRRSQRR, encoded by the coding sequence GTGCGGACCATTTACTTCGACTACAACGCCACCACGCCGCTCGATGCCAGCGTCCGGGACGCGATGATGCCGTTCTTCGGTACCATTTGGGGCAATCCCTCGAGCATTCATCACGTGGGCCGCACAGCACGCGCTCATCTCGACGAGGCTCGCGATCGCAGCGCTGCAATTCTTGGATGCAAGCCCAGCGAACTGATCTTTACCAGCGGCGGAACTGAAAGTGCAAATCTTGCCGTCTTCGGAGCGGCCAGGATGCTTCAGAAGAAGGGGCGCCACATCATCACATCGTCAATCGAGCATCACGCCGTCCTGCACTCATGTCGTTACCTCGCTGATCGAGAAGGCTTTGATGTCACGCTGCTGCCAGTCGATTCCACGGGCCGCGTTTCTCCTGCCGCTTTGCAGTCGGCTATTCGTCCCGACACTGTGCTTGTCTCGATAATGGCGGCCAACAATGAGGTGGGAACCATTCAGCCCGTTGCTGAACTCGGCGCTTTATGCCGCCACTTGGGCATCATCTTCCACACCGACGCCGTCCAATGGTTTGGAAAGCAGCCTTTCACAAACATTCATCAGTTCGAGGCTGATCTTGTTTCGATCTGCGCCCACAAGTTTCATGGTCCGAAGGGAGTGGGTGCCTTGTTCATCCGATCTCCTCTTCAGCCCGATCCCATCCTGTTTGGCGGCGGGCATGAAAACGAACGCCGCGCCGGAACCGAAAATGTCGCAGCTGTCGCCGGTTTCGTTGAAGCTCTGGAACGCTTCGTCCCTCGCCCCGTTTTTGATGCTTCTTTCCTATCGCCACTTTCCGAACGACTCATTCAGTCTGCTGAATCCATTCCGGGAGTTCACTTTGCAGGCTCTCGTGAACACCGCCTTCCCAACACGGTTTCGTTTGTCGTTGAGAACACAGACAGCATCGCCTTGATGGCAGGCCTGGATATCGAAGGTATATGTGCTTCAAGCGGCTCCGCCTGTTCCGCTGGTTCCCTCGAACCTTCGCATGTGGTTCAAGCTCTCGGTTTTTCTCCATCTCTCTCCAACGCTCTCGTCCGATTCTCGCTCGGACGCGATTCCTCTCTTCTCGAAGTTGAGCACGTCGAACAGGTCCTCCCCCACATCATCAGGCGCTCACAACGTCGTTAA
- the argS gene encoding arginine--tRNA ligase, translating into MLPHKQIESALQAAVQSVLPDADISSVLVRPCDPKFGDYQSNALMSLAKARKMNPRQLAADVVSRLEVSAWCETVEIAGAGFLNFRLKNDAVIETLRSAARGEHFFFTKPSAPRTIVIDFSSPNVAKPMHVGHIRSTGIGDALQRVFRLLGHRTISDNHIGDWGTQFGKLLLGWKQLLNRAALEADPIAELERLYQVVNAECDASPERLAEAKQELVKLQGGDAENVAIWKEMIRLSQVQFDAIYGRLGVNFDHALGESFYNPWLGNVVADLMERGIARESEGAVAVFSDGSLPAKEDPFLVNRDGEWIADPALVRKSDGGFNYMTTDLATIDYRMKTWSPDEIIYVVDDRQAPHFRKLFLTFSRWQPEVARKVKLVHVGFGKIMGEDGKPFKTRSGGTVKLGELLDEAEERALALVSEKSPALPEAHRREIARVVGIGAVKYADLLPNRQSDYVFSWDKMLALNGNTVPYLQYAYARIRSIFRKADLPANHEFDVSNLTLEAPEELVLAKHLLNFGITLEAVVDELRPNFLCNYLYALAGQFTGFFENCPVLKSEGPTRTSRLLLCDLTARVLKQGLDTLGIETLEQM; encoded by the coding sequence GTGTTACCTCACAAGCAAATTGAGTCTGCGCTGCAAGCAGCCGTGCAATCTGTCCTGCCGGATGCCGACATCTCCTCCGTCCTCGTGCGCCCATGCGATCCCAAGTTTGGCGATTACCAGTCGAACGCGCTGATGTCCCTTGCGAAGGCCCGCAAAATGAATCCGCGCCAGCTGGCGGCCGACGTCGTCAGCCGTCTCGAAGTCTCAGCTTGGTGCGAGACGGTTGAGATTGCGGGTGCCGGGTTTCTAAACTTCCGATTGAAGAACGATGCCGTTATTGAAACATTGCGATCGGCTGCGCGTGGCGAACACTTCTTCTTCACCAAGCCTTCGGCGCCACGCACCATCGTCATCGATTTCAGCTCGCCCAACGTGGCCAAACCGATGCATGTGGGCCATATCCGCTCCACTGGCATCGGGGATGCGCTTCAGCGGGTTTTCCGCTTGCTCGGGCACAGAACGATCAGCGACAACCATATCGGCGACTGGGGAACCCAGTTCGGCAAGTTGCTGCTCGGATGGAAACAGCTTTTGAATCGCGCCGCCCTCGAAGCGGATCCTATCGCCGAACTGGAGCGGCTTTATCAGGTCGTCAACGCCGAATGCGACGCCAGCCCTGAACGCCTCGCGGAAGCTAAGCAGGAGTTGGTGAAATTGCAGGGGGGCGACGCCGAAAATGTTGCGATCTGGAAGGAAATGATCCGCCTGTCCCAGGTTCAGTTTGACGCGATCTATGGACGGCTGGGTGTGAACTTCGACCACGCGCTGGGTGAGAGCTTTTACAATCCCTGGCTCGGCAACGTCGTGGCTGACTTGATGGAGCGGGGCATCGCAAGGGAGAGCGAGGGCGCGGTTGCTGTGTTCAGTGATGGCTCATTGCCTGCGAAAGAGGATCCTTTTCTGGTCAATCGCGATGGCGAATGGATTGCGGATCCTGCCTTGGTCCGGAAAAGCGATGGCGGATTCAATTACATGACCACCGACCTCGCGACCATTGACTATAGAATGAAGACGTGGTCGCCCGATGAAATCATCTACGTGGTGGATGACCGCCAAGCCCCGCATTTTCGAAAGCTGTTCCTCACGTTCAGCCGCTGGCAGCCCGAGGTTGCGCGGAAAGTGAAACTCGTCCATGTCGGCTTCGGTAAAATCATGGGCGAGGACGGAAAGCCTTTTAAGACGCGCTCTGGCGGAACCGTCAAGCTTGGTGAGTTGCTGGATGAGGCTGAGGAGCGAGCATTGGCCCTGGTTTCAGAAAAAAGTCCTGCCCTGCCTGAAGCTCACAGAAGGGAGATAGCGCGGGTGGTGGGCATTGGCGCTGTCAAATACGCCGACCTGCTGCCAAACCGGCAGAGTGATTACGTCTTCAGCTGGGACAAGATGCTGGCTTTAAACGGCAACACTGTCCCTTATCTTCAATACGCCTACGCCAGGATCCGCAGCATTTTCCGCAAGGCGGATTTGCCGGCGAACCATGAGTTTGATGTTTCGAATCTCACGTTGGAGGCACCTGAAGAACTTGTCCTGGCCAAGCACCTCTTGAATTTCGGAATCACCCTTGAAGCAGTTGTCGACGAACTGCGCCCCAATTTCCTTTGCAACTACCTGTACGCCCTTGCCGGCCAATTCACCGGGTTTTTCGAAAACTGTCCCGTTCTCAAAAGTGAAGGGCCTACACGGACCAGCAGGCTGCTCTTGTGTGACCTTACGGCGCGCGTTCTGAAGCAGGGGCTGGATACCCTAGGGATTGAGACTTTGGAACAGATGTAG
- a CDS encoding PTS sugar transporter subunit IIA — translation MDLGDILTSDQILTDLKATDRWQAIDELINTLVATGRIKPEHHDAIAAVVKKRESSMSTGIGFGIGIPHASTDLIYEVVGALGRSKTGVSFDALDNQPVNLVMLFLVPQGQFQKHLHTLANIAKLLHKAEFRQALEQAPDAESMLKIIRDHGKR, via the coding sequence ATGGATTTAGGCGACATTTTGACGAGTGATCAGATCCTCACCGATCTCAAAGCGACGGATCGGTGGCAGGCCATCGACGAGCTGATCAACACCCTGGTCGCCACGGGGCGGATCAAACCCGAGCACCACGACGCGATCGCTGCCGTCGTCAAAAAGCGCGAGTCCTCGATGAGCACTGGCATCGGCTTTGGCATTGGAATTCCGCACGCTTCCACGGATCTGATCTATGAAGTCGTTGGCGCCCTTGGCCGTTCAAAGACAGGCGTGAGCTTCGATGCCCTCGACAATCAGCCAGTGAACCTGGTGATGCTGTTCCTCGTTCCTCAAGGTCAGTTCCAAAAGCATCTGCACACTCTCGCGAACATCGCCAAGCTCCTGCACAAGGCTGAATTCCGCCAGGCCCTTGAACAGGCTCCCGACGCTGAATCGATGCTCAAGATCATCCGCGACCACGGTAAGCGTTAG
- the dnaN gene encoding DNA polymerase III subunit beta gives MNLTIAKDQIINGLQAVQNVVSSRSTLPILSNVLLRAEGDRLELTATDLDVTVVCSVEAKVTKAGATTVPVKKLFGIVRELTNTDIELEVDDKNTTSIRSGASFYKINGLSADEFPPLPKFKDDKKVTLNQETARGMMKKTAFAMSTDESRYVLNGIFLSLKDHKVTMVATDGRRLAMVDEEVDVSEQSQGEFIIPSKAVSELNRLLQEKGEVEIRYAENQASFSLRNEQGFNVLIITKLIEGNYPNYRQVIPNEVKERVALGREEFLHALKRAEIMTSEKSNSVKLSFGKNNLAITANSPEVGEARESLAINYKGKEMAIAFNPKYLIDPLNALSNDEIYIELIDELSPGVVKINGPFLYVVMPMRLT, from the coding sequence ATGAACCTGACCATTGCTAAGGATCAAATCATCAACGGTCTGCAGGCTGTTCAGAATGTCGTCAGCTCGCGTTCTACGTTGCCTATCCTTTCCAATGTGTTGCTCAGGGCGGAAGGGGATCGTCTTGAACTCACCGCCACGGATCTCGACGTGACCGTGGTGTGCAGTGTGGAAGCGAAGGTAACGAAAGCGGGCGCAACCACGGTCCCGGTGAAGAAATTGTTCGGCATTGTAAGGGAATTAACGAATACGGACATCGAGCTGGAGGTGGATGACAAGAACACCACGAGCATTCGCTCGGGAGCGTCCTTCTATAAAATCAACGGATTGAGCGCGGATGAGTTTCCGCCATTGCCGAAGTTTAAGGATGACAAGAAGGTGACCCTGAATCAGGAAACCGCGAGGGGCATGATGAAGAAAACAGCCTTCGCAATGTCGACTGACGAATCGCGCTACGTGTTGAATGGAATTTTCCTGAGCCTTAAGGATCACAAGGTCACAATGGTGGCAACCGATGGCAGAAGGCTGGCCATGGTGGACGAAGAAGTGGATGTATCGGAGCAGAGCCAGGGTGAATTCATCATCCCATCCAAAGCGGTGAGCGAGCTGAACCGCCTGTTGCAGGAAAAGGGAGAAGTAGAAATTCGATATGCGGAAAATCAGGCGTCGTTTTCGCTCAGAAATGAACAGGGATTCAACGTTCTGATCATCACAAAGCTCATCGAAGGCAACTATCCGAATTACCGCCAGGTGATCCCGAATGAAGTGAAGGAAAGGGTAGCGCTGGGGAGGGAGGAATTTTTGCACGCGTTGAAGCGGGCAGAAATCATGACGAGCGAGAAGTCCAACTCCGTGAAGTTGAGTTTCGGAAAAAACAACCTCGCGATTACCGCCAATTCACCTGAAGTGGGCGAAGCGCGCGAAAGCCTTGCGATCAACTACAAGGGCAAGGAAATGGCGATCGCTTTTAATCCCAAGTACCTGATCGATCCCCTTAACGCGCTTTCCAATGATGAGATCTACATCGAACTCATTGATGAACTGAGTCCGGGCGTCGTAAAAATTAATGGCCCGTTCCTGTATGTCGTGATGCCGATGAGACTGACCTGA
- a CDS encoding sulfite oxidase-like oxidoreductase yields MKEKYIAAKERWARKMAGKPASTSPRSGERLPPGQRQVTNFPVLDLGIRPDVSLTEWRLKIGGKVENPVNLTWSEFMDLPQFKDVSDFHCVTTWSQFDMEFEGVAFFTLADLVKPLSSATHVFFKSYDGYSTNNPIDVCMDDDVLVAHSWNGKPLTPDHGGPARVIIPKRYAWKGAKFVREITFMDQDILGFWEVRGYSNTADPWNEDRFARNDDVPPGFFT; encoded by the coding sequence ATGAAGGAAAAATACATCGCCGCGAAAGAGCGCTGGGCCAGGAAGATGGCTGGCAAACCGGCTTCCACATCGCCCCGCTCCGGGGAGCGCCTGCCTCCTGGCCAGAGGCAGGTCACGAACTTCCCGGTGCTTGATTTGGGAATCCGTCCCGATGTTTCTTTGACGGAATGGCGTCTCAAAATCGGAGGAAAGGTCGAAAACCCGGTTAATTTGACCTGGTCTGAGTTCATGGATCTGCCTCAGTTCAAGGATGTCAGCGACTTTCATTGTGTCACGACCTGGAGCCAGTTCGACATGGAGTTTGAAGGCGTCGCTTTTTTCACCCTCGCTGACCTTGTCAAACCGCTTTCTTCTGCCACTCACGTGTTTTTCAAGAGTTACGACGGCTATTCGACCAACAATCCCATCGACGTCTGCATGGATGATGACGTGCTGGTGGCTCATTCGTGGAACGGAAAGCCGCTGACTCCCGACCATGGCGGTCCCGCGCGTGTGATCATCCCAAAACGCTACGCCTGGAAGGGCGCCAAGTTCGTCCGTGAGATCACTTTCATGGATCAGGACATCCTTGGTTTCTGGGAAGTCCGCGGGTATTCGAACACCGCAGATCCTTGGAACGAAGATCGTTTTGCCAGGAACGATGATGTTCCACCTGGCTTCTTCACGTGA